In Setaria italica strain Yugu1 chromosome IX, Setaria_italica_v2.0, whole genome shotgun sequence, the genomic stretch CCTCTGGAATTACAtaggcgttttcttccacttaaAATAATTGTAGCCTAGTGAATACTTCAAGAGTGAATAACATATATAGCTACATGCAGAAACATCATTGTTTAATCAATTTAGACAACACCAGATTAAGAAGACAAAAAGCCGTAGTGGGAACAGGGAAACAAGTCAAAGATACCTTGATGTAGTTGTCCGTATCCAATGTAAAGCGGTGATACATTCCTGCAGGCAGAACAATCATGCCTCCTTTCTTCACTGCTATGCGGATCCACTGATCATTTTGGTCCCTCACGTCAAAGTAGCCTTTAAAACACATAAGAGAAGCAGTTGTGTATGTAAATTAGATAAAAAGGAAATATCTTGATTGTTACTGCTCTAAATGCAAACAAAAGGCACCTACCGCTACCCTCAAGACAATAGCGTATCTCTTCATCAGTATGCAAGTGTTCTTCAAAGAAATTCTTTATCTTAGCCTCATAGTTTGGCAACTTCTCTGGACACACATCACAAATGTCCTGCATAAGGAAAATGTTTATCATACTAGTTTGAATAGGAATTGACCTTGCCACTCTAGATAGAATCTAACGAAATAAGTAGCCAGAGAAAAACTTATTGGCGAACCACGTAAGAGTAACCCCTGGCTTCACGAATTTGCTTGAGGTTTTCATCATTCTCCCAGTCATCAGCATTTAGACGCCAGCTTAATATTCCTAGCTCTGGGGGTCCAAGATGGTAACATTTCAGCATCAGTAAGTCTATCAATATGTCATATGGATTCAAGATTAGAGCAGGACATGCACAAACCTGAGAGTTTGTCAAGAGGGATGAACTCTTTGGGCTCACGATGATGTGGAAGCCTCTGGTCCTCTTCACTCTCATCCATGTACCAAGCTTGGATGACCTCCTCCTTGCCATCCTATGTTGATAATAACCATTAAAACAAGATCACATAGTTAGGATGCATTCTGACAAGCACAAGCATGTTCGGAGAAAGGAACCATG encodes the following:
- the LOC101758523 gene encoding 1,2-dihydroxy-3-keto-5-methylthiopentene dioxygenase homolog 2 yields the protein MEDQFQDGKEEVIQAWYMDESEEDQRLPHHREPKEFIPLDKLSELGILSWRLNADDWENDENLKQIREARGYSYVDICDVCPEKLPNYEAKIKNFFEEHLHTDEEIRYCLEGSGYFDVRDQNDQWIRIAVKKGGMIVLPAGMYHRFTLDTDNYIKAMRLFVGEPVWTPYNRPHDHLPARKEYVDRIINRGGNQAVEAR